From Anopheles darlingi chromosome 2, idAnoDarlMG_H_01, whole genome shotgun sequence, the proteins below share one genomic window:
- the LOC125959222 gene encoding gustatory receptor for bitter taste 66a-like, whose product MQPIKSFYYFSKLFGLCPFPLDTTVPVNTRASYVKQLFPTYTVLFLYSACLISIFWQSGNTSDISNAANWIQFIPNSFAYIFSLVFAIRHRSMALDILTTFAICDDKLRSLFGISFSMPNIKMRRVAILACVVTLTCGGTLGGLNYLIGVNWSRIWTLLYWIAFCMPKFGLLLFSFQFAGCILYLSDRAMLLLRGMNNFPVGVENLTLQPQPHVPQYKTLNMTMGGNHHHASMREGKLTRLTTLGNIKIRPISPLDSIQHIREVVEVLQDLSVKINQCFGKQAIFSLLSAFTCVTVQLYYMLNHIKSGFTTPRSEIYALASCSLLFLHGIEFWSLFTSGEHVRLKWKKLINFLFFMKSKSTDDDYRSKADDLISFMIANPLEFSAYGLFPIDLSVLTGIASSITTYLIVLIQFKISEEQTSNFDEENKDNSLIQYSSTK is encoded by the exons ATGCAACCGATCAAATCGTTCTACTACTTCTCGAAGCTGTTCGGCCTGTGCCCGTTTCCGCTCGACACGACCGTCCCGGTTAACACGCGGGCCTCGTACGTGAAGCAGCTCTTCCCGACCTACACCGTCCTGTTCCTTTACTCCGCCTGTCTGATCAGCATCTTCTGGCAGAGCGGCAACACGTCCGACATTTCGAATGCCGCTAATTGGATTCAG TTCATTCCGAACTCGTTCGCTTACATCTTTTCGCTGGTGTTTGCGATCCGGCACCGATCGATGGCCCTCGACATCCTGACCACGTTCGCCATCTGTGACGACAAGCTACGGTCACTGTTCGGTATCTCCTTTAGCATGCCCAACATCAAGATGCGCCGTGTCGCCATTCTTGCCTGCGTCG TCACCCTAACCTGCGGTGGAACGCTCGGTGGACTGAACTATCTGATCGGAGTCAACTGGAGCCGCATATGGACGCTACTCTACTGGATCGCTTTCTGCATGCCGAAG tttgggctgctgctgttcagctTTCAGTTCGCGGGATGCATCCTCTACCTATCGGACCGTGCGATGCTGCTACTCAGGGGCATGAA TAATTTTCCGGTTGGTGTGGAAAATCTGACGCtccaaccgcaaccgcacgTACCCCAGTACAAAACGCTCAACATGACGATGGGCGGTAACCACCATCATGCGAGTATGCGCGAGGGTAAGCTGACCCGCCTGACGACGCTCGGTAACATCAAGATCCGGCCGATCAGCCCGCTCGACTCGATCCAGCACATCCGGGAGGTGGTCGAGGTGCTGCAGGATCTGTCGGTCAAGATAAACCAGTGCTTCGGGAAGCAGGCCATCTTCTCGCTGCTGTCCGCGTTCACGTGCGTCACGGTGCAGCTGTACTACATGCTGAACCACATCAAGTCCGGCTTCACGACGCCCCGTTCCGAGATTTATGCGCTCGCCTCCTGCAGTCTGCTGTTTCTGCATGGCATCGAGTTTTGGTCGCTGTTCACCAGCGGTGAGCACGTGCGGCTCAAGTGGAAGAAGCTGATCAACTTTCTGTTCTTCATGAAATCCAAATCGACCGATGACGATTACCGTAGCAAG GCCGACGATTTGATCTCCTTCATGATCGCCAATCCGCTCGAGTTTAGTGCGTACGGACTCTTTCCAATCGATCTGTCGGTGTTGACCGGA ATTGCTTCTTCAATAACGACCTACCTGATAGTGCTGATCCAGTTCAAAATATCCGAGGAGCAAACGAGCAACTTCGACGAAGAAAACAAGGACAATAGCCTTATCCAGTACTCATCTACCAAGTag